In Bacteroidia bacterium, a genomic segment contains:
- a CDS encoding PKD domain-containing protein has product MNDTLRRRNRQSLVLYCYHSFFALLILLSFSSLQAQVTADFTSNAQSGCSPLTVQFTNLSSGPITSYLWDFGNGNTSNLPNPGVIYVNPGTYTVTLTVSNGSATDVMVKTGFITVFQDPAANFSVNTNSGCAPLPVAFTDQSVLGNAPITSWVWDFGDGNISTLAAPTHTYGAPGSYDVTLVVTDANGCSSSLLQPNLINVSTPPSVNYTWTGNTGCQIPFSVTFNSTVAPAGAYTYLWDFGDGTTSTQSNPVHTYTTVGNYSITLTATDPNGCSDVLIDPNAIQLQFPVAGFLASNTNACAGEGVSFLNTSSGASSYIWDFGDGTVVTGPSPVHIYNSPGTYTVTLYASNSAGCSDTLVRNAYVTVNPSPTAVLSSTDPTGCEVPFVVDFTDISTGSPVAWFWDFGDGTTATAQNPSHVYNAPGFYNVTLAVENSFGCTDTIVQPAYVQIVRPTADFVADTTSGCIPLTVDFLDLSLSPNDTIVTWIWDFGDGGTAFVQNPSHVYTGVGQFTVSLVVITQAGCRDTVTYQYIEAGIPPTVNFTANPLIVCAGTPVDFIDQSNLGTAWTWNFGDGGFSNLQNPSYTYSDTGTFDVTLITEYFGCRDTLTQPGLISVLGPIADFIFTPTTGCDTPLTVSFFDQSIAPDSWFWDFGDGTTSTLQNPTHTYTTLGTFAISLVVGNVNTGCVDNATQTLDIYSPAASFTAANTSGCTGLVVNFTNNSVNASSYLWSFGDGTTSTNPNPSHAYASPGVYDVMLIASNPSGCADTMLLAGLVNVIGPDALFSVSSTTGCAPLAVAFTDLSTAVSGSIVGWQWSFGDGGTSSAPNPFYTYNQPGNYNVTLIVADNQGCADSLTIPSFVNPTYPDASFTSSDTLACPGSLVTFNNLSTGVGNTYLWDFGDGTTSSAINPVHVFPSTTGSYTVSLTATDINGCVSNTIKTGFVSVGVPTAAFFAAPTQQNCPPLQVTFTDQSSANVTSWHWDFGDGTTSTLPNPSKIYSLPGTFDVTLIVGTSQGCTDTLVMADLIDLSGPGGSFTFSPISGCSPLDVTFTASTGGAINWTWDFGDGNLGSGQTVTHTYANDTIAFPVLVIQDTAGCVVAIPSPDSVIVYGGPNPMASVDQTQICLGEILSFTDLSVSANPIISYLWDFGDGDSAFVKNPQHIYTNPGNYAVNLIVTNSDGCTDSIGIPISITVGTPPTANISPSANLGCAPLAVVFTDSSTGPAIMTGWVWTFGDGTVSSQQNPSHTYTTPGVYTVKLVATDANGCTDSTTRLITVTGPPNVDFIVSSSNGCAPKTVQFNDLTTAAVPIQSWFWDFGDGFTSTAQNPIHTYTFNGTFDVSLTVTDINNCVSTNLKPGLIHLANPAGSFVSDATPSCPPAAVNFTASASSDTTVTNWIWDFGDGFGANVQNPSHTYQTPGIYNVSLIITNAFGCSDTVVQPQHVTIHTPPSASFSVSDSFFCAPQTVTILGSSTPGTGPIASYFYTFGNGATSNNANSTQLYSTPGSYTVSLIVSDINGCADTVTKTIIANPGITANFGASTTTGCASAAITFLDQSTGTNPPVIWQWAFGDGTNGFTQFPTHVYGNTGIYSVSLYVEDQNGCSDSIVKPAFVNLTAPVADFLPDSANACPGQSISFTDASIPDTTIVAWLWNFGDGTTSGVQNPSHAYANPGIYTVSLTITNAIGCQHTETKINAVQIWNPPAANFLMSDSVGCAPLTVQFTDTSMMGATNIIGFQWAFGNGVTFGFPNATQTYANPGNYPISLIVTDAYGCKDTAARNVIVHGVPVPDFVSSSQAGCAPKSINFVSQTTGTAPIVNWLWEFGDGGTSSVQFPSHNYTANGSYDVSLTVVDANGCTDSLTKPLYIILGDPPVSFSVDNPTPCTGATVTFTDTSVPDTTVVSWLWNFGDGTTSNLPNPSHSYLLPGVYTVSLTTTNIEGCVGTDTVANFIQVNSPPTAAFIPSDTAGCSPLQVVFTDASSGSGVLINGWNWTLGNGSTSSFPNPIGTYTNPGNYTVRLIVSDINGCTDTTSQNIEVFVSPTANFVPLSTLACVNDPVDFLDLSGGPYPISNWLWNFGDGTLSTTQSPSHVFTTDSLFTVTLTVVDQNGCVDSMTLSDVVKVTAPKANFSLSNVNTCPGTVVTFNDLSIPDTTIISWFWTFGDGYTSTQPSPTHTYTDSGYYSVSLTVTNILGCSNTFTAVDTAHVLPAPEANFLSTFTKGCVPFVMGTSSISIGNNTITQYQWYRDGILASQSQSAPFQFNNAGNYNITLVVTNENGCKDTASQIIEAFDKPVVDFLVSDTIGCSPEILIFTDLTNPAPPATWFWDFGDSTFSNTQNPIHTYEDDGYFTVKLTITDGNGCIDSMVKPQLIFLRTPEADFVADYLPNCPPLDATFTAVATSPYGIASYYWDFGDGGNAYGNPAVYTYVDTGSYDVRLIVTDSVGCKKEVLKPDAVTVQGIDVPDPAEIHYVSVENNESVRIAWAPIMDPRFDAYVVYRRDSVGGPYMPIHTTFSQFDTLLVDIGAGVLNTLERSYCYKVVVRNYCGTESRLGFAQEHCTVEATATPIPDRIIVDWNNYIGWDQVDHYEIHRVASYNPNNTEFLDLVPGFVTAYIDSATSCFNTYTYRIKAVGVNPLEVSWSDTTQATNLKSEPSVATELVTATVLGDQYVQVEWKRFIMNDLTTVFLEKSIDAGQNWNTVASLPPTATSYIDTAVIVHEEFYTYRLRARDSCGFISPYSNIGTSILLTAGSNGIENELNWTAYDGWEKGVDYYEVQLFRHGSNTWVTIDVVPGDRTSYLDASTFEDIEEFCYRVVAYESGGNQATSVSNTDCLPIAPDIHAPNAFTPNADNTNDYFYLKGVYIREFHIKIYNRWGQQIFEAANIDEAWDGNFNGQPVPEGVYVFVVEATANNGRKFTKSGSVTLIR; this is encoded by the coding sequence ATGAACGACACGCTACGCCGACGTAACAGGCAGAGTTTGGTGTTGTACTGTTACCATTCGTTCTTTGCTCTTTTGATCCTCTTGTCCTTTTCATCGCTTCAGGCGCAGGTTACTGCTGACTTCACGTCCAATGCGCAGTCTGGCTGTAGTCCGCTTACTGTGCAGTTTACCAATCTGTCTTCCGGTCCCATCACGAGTTATCTGTGGGATTTTGGCAATGGTAATACCTCCAACCTTCCCAATCCCGGCGTCATTTATGTGAACCCTGGAACTTACACCGTGACCCTCACCGTTTCCAACGGTAGTGCAACAGATGTCATGGTTAAAACTGGTTTTATTACCGTTTTTCAGGATCCGGCTGCCAATTTCAGCGTAAACACAAACAGTGGTTGTGCGCCGCTACCGGTCGCTTTTACCGATCAGAGTGTGTTGGGAAATGCACCGATTACCAGTTGGGTCTGGGACTTTGGCGATGGGAATATTTCTACCCTGGCGGCTCCTACGCATACGTATGGTGCGCCGGGCAGTTATGATGTCACTCTGGTAGTCACGGATGCAAATGGCTGCTCGTCCTCGCTGCTTCAGCCCAACCTGATCAACGTATCGACCCCTCCTTCTGTCAATTATACCTGGACGGGGAATACGGGGTGCCAGATACCTTTTTCGGTTACGTTTAATTCAACTGTTGCACCTGCCGGAGCATACACGTACTTGTGGGATTTTGGCGACGGTACAACTTCCACGCAATCCAATCCGGTTCATACTTACACCACAGTTGGGAATTATTCGATTACGCTTACCGCAACGGATCCCAATGGTTGTTCGGATGTATTGATTGATCCGAATGCGATTCAATTGCAATTTCCGGTTGCGGGATTTCTCGCCTCCAATACCAATGCCTGCGCGGGAGAAGGGGTTTCTTTTCTCAATACTTCATCAGGAGCAAGCAGTTATATCTGGGACTTTGGAGATGGTACTGTTGTTACCGGGCCATCACCGGTTCATATTTACAATTCACCCGGAACCTATACCGTAACCCTTTATGCGAGCAACTCTGCCGGCTGTAGCGATACGTTGGTCAGAAATGCATATGTGACGGTTAATCCTTCTCCCACGGCGGTGCTTAGCAGCACAGATCCGACGGGTTGTGAGGTGCCTTTTGTGGTAGATTTTACGGACATTTCAACCGGAAGTCCGGTCGCATGGTTCTGGGATTTTGGAGATGGAACCACGGCCACTGCCCAAAACCCTTCACATGTATATAATGCGCCGGGATTTTACAATGTTACCCTGGCGGTAGAAAATAGTTTTGGTTGTACCGATACGATTGTACAGCCGGCATACGTGCAGATTGTAAGGCCAACGGCCGACTTTGTTGCCGATACAACTTCCGGTTGTATTCCCCTTACCGTAGATTTTCTGGATCTGAGCCTTTCGCCCAATGACACGATCGTCACATGGATCTGGGATTTTGGCGATGGCGGTACCGCCTTTGTGCAGAATCCTTCTCATGTGTACACTGGGGTGGGGCAGTTTACGGTTTCGCTGGTTGTGATCACCCAGGCAGGATGTCGCGATACAGTGACGTATCAGTATATCGAGGCGGGCATTCCTCCGACTGTCAACTTTACTGCAAACCCGCTGATTGTCTGTGCGGGTACGCCTGTGGATTTTATCGACCAGTCCAACCTGGGTACAGCCTGGACGTGGAACTTTGGCGATGGCGGATTTTCCAATCTGCAGAATCCCTCCTATACCTATAGTGACACCGGAACGTTTGACGTTACGCTGATCACCGAATACTTCGGCTGTCGGGATACTTTGACCCAACCAGGCTTGATTTCTGTGCTGGGACCCATCGCAGACTTTATCTTTACCCCGACTACCGGTTGTGATACACCACTGACGGTCAGCTTTTTTGATCAGTCGATTGCGCCTGACAGCTGGTTTTGGGACTTTGGCGACGGGACAACTTCCACGCTTCAGAATCCCACCCATACTTATACCACGCTGGGAACATTTGCGATTTCCCTGGTAGTGGGGAATGTCAATACCGGCTGCGTGGATAATGCAACCCAGACGCTGGATATCTATTCCCCGGCAGCCAGTTTTACTGCGGCCAATACCTCAGGCTGTACAGGTTTGGTTGTGAATTTTACCAACAATTCTGTCAATGCTTCCAGCTACTTATGGAGTTTTGGCGATGGTACTACTTCTACCAATCCTAACCCCTCGCATGCTTACGCTTCGCCCGGTGTGTATGATGTCATGCTGATCGCATCCAACCCCAGCGGTTGTGCGGATACGATGCTGCTTGCCGGACTGGTGAATGTGATTGGGCCCGATGCACTGTTTTCGGTGAGTAGTACTACCGGCTGTGCACCGCTGGCGGTCGCATTTACCGACCTTTCGACTGCAGTTTCGGGTTCGATCGTAGGCTGGCAGTGGAGCTTTGGCGATGGCGGCACTTCTTCTGCTCCCAATCCATTTTATACTTACAACCAACCGGGAAACTACAATGTAACCCTGATCGTCGCTGACAATCAAGGTTGTGCCGACAGTCTTACTATTCCTTCATTTGTCAACCCTACTTACCCTGACGCTTCATTCACTTCTTCAGATACTTTAGCCTGTCCCGGAAGCCTGGTGACTTTCAACAACCTTTCAACCGGGGTGGGAAATACTTACCTGTGGGATTTTGGCGACGGAACGACTTCCTCCGCCATTAACCCGGTACACGTCTTCCCTTCCACCACCGGTTCGTACACAGTTTCGCTGACAGCTACAGATATCAATGGTTGTGTCAGCAATACGATCAAAACCGGTTTTGTGAGTGTGGGCGTTCCTACGGCTGCTTTTTTTGCTGCCCCAACGCAGCAAAACTGTCCGCCGCTTCAGGTGACATTTACCGACCAGTCGAGCGCCAATGTAACATCGTGGCACTGGGACTTTGGCGATGGTACCACTTCCACTTTGCCCAACCCTTCCAAAATTTACAGCCTCCCGGGAACTTTCGATGTAACGCTGATTGTCGGTACTTCTCAGGGATGTACAGATACCCTGGTGATGGCAGATCTGATCGATCTCAGTGGCCCGGGCGGATCATTTACCTTTTCTCCCATATCCGGTTGCAGCCCGCTGGATGTAACATTTACGGCTTCGACAGGCGGTGCGATCAACTGGACCTGGGACTTTGGCGACGGGAATCTCGGTTCGGGGCAGACCGTAACCCATACTTACGCCAATGATACCATTGCATTTCCTGTACTGGTGATCCAGGATACCGCAGGCTGTGTGGTGGCCATTCCCAGCCCTGACAGCGTGATCGTCTATGGCGGGCCCAATCCCATGGCAAGCGTGGATCAGACACAGATTTGTCTTGGGGAAATCCTTTCCTTTACAGATCTGTCTGTTTCTGCCAACCCCATCATCAGCTATTTGTGGGACTTTGGAGATGGCGACAGCGCATTTGTCAAAAATCCCCAGCATATTTATACTAATCCGGGAAATTATGCCGTAAACCTGATTGTAACCAATTCGGATGGATGTACGGACAGTATCGGTATTCCGATCAGTATTACCGTAGGAACTCCGCCAACGGCCAATATCAGCCCTTCTGCGAATCTCGGCTGTGCCCCGTTGGCAGTAGTATTTACGGATAGTTCGACCGGGCCGGCAATCATGACCGGCTGGGTATGGACCTTTGGCGACGGCACGGTCTCCTCCCAACAGAATCCCTCCCATACTTATACTACACCTGGCGTTTATACTGTCAAACTGGTAGCCACAGATGCCAATGGTTGTACCGACAGCACCACCCGGCTGATCACCGTTACGGGTCCGCCAAATGTCGATTTTATCGTATCTTCTTCAAATGGCTGTGCGCCCAAGACCGTACAGTTTAACGACCTGACAACAGCGGCAGTACCCATTCAGTCGTGGTTTTGGGACTTTGGCGATGGATTTACCTCAACTGCGCAAAACCCCATTCATACCTATACTTTCAACGGTACATTTGATGTAAGTCTGACCGTTACGGATATCAATAACTGCGTCAGTACAAACTTAAAACCGGGGCTCATTCATCTAGCCAATCCTGCGGGGAGTTTTGTTTCAGATGCCACGCCGTCATGTCCGCCCGCTGCGGTTAACTTTACGGCTTCGGCCAGTTCTGATACAACCGTTACAAACTGGATCTGGGACTTTGGAGATGGTTTTGGGGCGAATGTGCAAAATCCTTCCCATACCTATCAGACGCCGGGGATATACAATGTAAGCCTGATTATTACGAATGCCTTTGGCTGCAGCGACACGGTCGTACAACCCCAGCATGTGACCATTCACACTCCTCCTTCGGCATCGTTTTCCGTTTCTGATTCATTTTTCTGTGCGCCACAGACCGTGACGATATTGGGCAGCAGTACACCCGGCACAGGACCCATTGCCTCCTATTTCTATACATTTGGCAATGGCGCTACCTCCAACAATGCCAACTCCACGCAGTTGTACAGTACGCCGGGAAGTTATACTGTAAGCCTGATTGTCAGTGATATCAATGGTTGTGCGGATACGGTGACAAAAACCATCATCGCAAATCCGGGCATAACGGCCAACTTTGGCGCTTCGACTACTACCGGCTGTGCGAGTGCGGCAATTACCTTTCTGGATCAGTCCACGGGAACCAATCCGCCGGTTATCTGGCAGTGGGCTTTTGGAGACGGTACAAACGGATTTACCCAGTTTCCGACTCATGTGTATGGCAATACCGGAATTTATTCAGTTTCCTTATATGTAGAGGATCAGAATGGTTGTTCCGATTCAATTGTAAAACCCGCATTTGTGAATCTGACCGCACCGGTGGCCGACTTTCTGCCAGACAGTGCGAATGCCTGCCCCGGGCAGAGCATTAGTTTTACCGATGCTTCGATTCCCGATACGACGATTGTGGCCTGGCTGTGGAACTTTGGCGACGGCACGACCAGTGGCGTGCAGAATCCTTCCCATGCCTATGCCAATCCCGGGATATATACCGTAAGTCTGACAATTACCAATGCCATTGGCTGTCAGCATACCGAAACCAAAATCAATGCAGTGCAGATATGGAATCCGCCTGCGGCAAATTTTCTTATGTCGGACAGTGTCGGTTGCGCACCCCTTACTGTGCAGTTTACCGATACCTCAATGATGGGGGCCACCAATATCATTGGCTTTCAGTGGGCATTTGGGAATGGTGTGACCTTCGGGTTTCCCAACGCGACCCAAACCTACGCGAATCCGGGAAATTATCCCATTTCGCTGATCGTCACGGATGCTTATGGCTGTAAGGATACGGCTGCACGTAACGTCATTGTTCACGGTGTGCCCGTTCCGGATTTCGTTAGCAGCAGCCAGGCAGGGTGTGCCCCCAAATCTATCAACTTCGTCAGTCAGACTACCGGCACGGCCCCGATTGTCAACTGGTTGTGGGAATTTGGTGATGGGGGCACTTCATCGGTGCAATTCCCCAGCCACAACTATACGGCAAATGGATCTTATGACGTAAGCCTGACCGTGGTTGATGCCAATGGTTGTACCGATTCGCTGACCAAACCGCTGTACATTATTTTGGGCGATCCGCCGGTAAGTTTTTCGGTGGACAATCCAACGCCATGTACCGGGGCGACGGTCACCTTTACCGATACATCAGTCCCTGACACAACAGTAGTGAGCTGGCTGTGGAATTTTGGAGACGGCACTACGTCTAACCTCCCTAACCCTTCTCATTCGTACCTGTTACCGGGTGTTTACACGGTCAGTCTCACTACTACCAATATAGAAGGCTGTGTGGGGACTGATACCGTAGCCAATTTTATTCAGGTGAATTCGCCCCCCACTGCGGCATTTATTCCTTCAGATACTGCGGGTTGTTCGCCGCTTCAGGTGGTATTTACCGACGCTTCCAGCGGTTCCGGCGTATTGATCAACGGATGGAACTGGACTTTGGGAAATGGTTCGACTTCTTCATTTCCCAATCCTATCGGGACGTACACCAATCCGGGGAATTATACCGTAAGGCTGATCGTATCGGATATCAACGGCTGTACAGATACAACTTCCCAAAATATCGAAGTATTCGTATCTCCCACGGCCAATTTTGTTCCGCTTTCAACGCTGGCCTGTGTCAACGACCCTGTAGATTTTCTGGATCTTTCGGGCGGGCCCTATCCGATCAGCAACTGGTTGTGGAATTTTGGCGATGGAACCCTTTCGACCACCCAGAGTCCGAGCCATGTATTTACCACAGACAGCCTGTTTACCGTTACCCTGACAGTAGTGGATCAGAATGGATGCGTAGATTCGATGACCTTGTCGGATGTGGTGAAAGTAACGGCGCCTAAAGCCAATTTTTCCCTCAGTAACGTCAATACCTGTCCGGGTACGGTGGTTACTTTCAACGATCTGAGCATTCCCGACACGACGATTATCAGCTGGTTCTGGACATTTGGCGATGGATATACCTCTACGCAACCCAGTCCGACCCATACCTATACTGACTCAGGATATTACAGTGTGAGTCTGACCGTGACCAATATTCTCGGTTGCAGCAATACCTTTACGGCGGTGGATACGGCCCATGTACTTCCTGCGCCGGAGGCCAATTTCCTTTCCACCTTTACCAAAGGCTGTGTACCTTTTGTGATGGGAACCTCCAGTATCAGTATTGGCAACAATACCATTACCCAATATCAGTGGTACAGAGATGGAATTCTCGCATCACAGAGTCAGTCTGCGCCTTTCCAGTTTAACAATGCGGGCAATTACAATATTACGCTGGTGGTGACAAATGAAAATGGCTGTAAAGATACGGCCAGCCAGATCATCGAAGCGTTTGATAAACCCGTGGTAGATTTTCTGGTTTCGGACACCATTGGTTGTTCGCCCGAAATCCTCATTTTCACGGACCTGACCAATCCGGCACCGCCTGCGACATGGTTTTGGGACTTTGGCGACAGCACATTTTCCAATACCCAAAACCCGATTCACACCTACGAAGACGACGGTTATTTTACTGTCAAACTTACCATTACAGACGGCAATGGATGTATCGATAGCATGGTCAAGCCACAGTTGATTTTCCTTCGCACACCGGAGGCAGATTTTGTGGCCGATTATTTGCCCAACTGTCCACCCCTGGACGCGACATTTACTGCGGTGGCGACCAGTCCGTACGGGATTGCGAGCTATTACTGGGACTTTGGCGACGGAGGAAACGCCTATGGAAATCCAGCAGTTTACACCTATGTGGACACCGGAAGTTATGATGTACGCCTCATTGTAACCGATTCGGTGGGATGTAAGAAAGAAGTGCTGAAGCCCGACGCAGTAACTGTCCAGGGGATCGATGTGCCCGACCCAGCGGAGATTCATTATGTTTCTGTAGAAAACAACGAATCCGTTCGGATCGCCTGGGCACCCATAATGGATCCTCGGTTTGATGCCTATGTGGTTTACCGGAGAGACAGCGTCGGAGGGCCCTATATGCCGATTCACACCACATTTTCCCAGTTTGACACCCTGCTGGTGGACATCGGAGCCGGAGTACTCAACACACTGGAACGCTCCTATTGCTATAAAGTAGTGGTGAGAAACTACTGCGGTACAGAGTCCCGGCTAGGCTTTGCCCAGGAGCATTGCACCGTGGAGGCAACGGCCACACCGATACCCGACAGGATCATTGTGGATTGGAACAACTATATCGGCTGGGATCAGGTAGATCACTACGAAATTCACCGCGTAGCCTCTTACAACCCCAACAATACAGAGTTTCTGGATCTGGTTCCGGGTTTTGTTACGGCTTATATCGACTCAGCGACCAGTTGTTTCAACACGTATACGTACCGCATCAAAGCTGTAGGCGTCAATCCGCTGGAAGTATCGTGGAGCGACACCACACAGGCCACCAATCTCAAGTCAGAGCCCAGCGTGGCAACCGAGCTGGTAACCGCTACAGTACTGGGAGACCAGTATGTGCAGGTCGAATGGAAACGATTTATCATGAATGACCTGACGACGGTATTCCTTGAAAAGAGCATCGACGCCGGCCAGAACTGGAATACCGTGGCCTCATTGCCACCGACGGCGACCAGTTATATCGACACAGCGGTGATTGTCCACGAAGAATTTTACACCTACCGGCTGAGGGCGCGGGATAGTTGTGGATTTATCTCTCCATACAGCAATATTGGCACGAGCATACTACTGACAGCAGGATCCAACGGCATTGAAAACGAGCTGAACTGGACCGCATATGACGGCTGGGAAAAAGGTGTGGATTATTACGAAGTGCAGCTATTCCGCCACGGCAGCAATACATGGGTAACGATAGACGTGGTGCCGGGCGACAGAACGAGTTATCTCGATGCCAGCACCTTCGAAGACATCGAAGAATTTTGCTACCGCGTAGTCGCCTACGAATCCGGCGGCAATCAGGCTACGAGTGTGTCCAATACCGACTGTTTGCCCATTGCCCCAGACATCCATGCACCCAACGCCTTTACGCCGAATGCCGACAATACCAACGACTATTTTTATCTGAAAGGCGTGTATATCCGCGAATTTCACATAAAAATCTACAACCGTTGGGGCCAGCAGATCTTTGAAGCCGCCAATATCGACGAAGCGTGGGACGGGAACTTCAACGGACAACCCGTACCTGAGGGCGTGTATGTATTTGTGGTAGAAGCCACCGCCAACAACGGACGGAAGTTTACGAAGAGCGGGTCGGTGACGTTGATACGGTAA
- a CDS encoding PepSY-associated TM helix domain-containing protein — protein sequence MYSIFRQIHFYSGAFLLVFLLLFFVTGYLLNQHDWFEHPDPVFEASSYKLSVPEMENEQQKTDWLRKEYSLKGKSSPVRQKDDGSWHADFVSPRFTIKTHVFPAIDSVAIEKSENPNYRTIVVFHRMHNYGGGFIYDVYLVFMDLVSFSLLIFSVTGIFLWWKLIPSKWLGAGLLAAGFSYVIWVILTFIL from the coding sequence ATGTATTCAATTTTCCGGCAGATACACTTTTACTCCGGAGCTTTTCTGCTCGTTTTTCTGTTGTTGTTTTTTGTGACGGGCTATCTGTTAAACCAACACGACTGGTTTGAGCATCCTGATCCGGTGTTTGAAGCGAGTAGCTACAAACTTTCTGTTCCGGAAATGGAAAACGAACAGCAAAAAACCGACTGGCTCAGAAAGGAATACAGCCTGAAGGGTAAAAGTAGTCCTGTGAGGCAAAAGGACGATGGCTCGTGGCATGCCGATTTTGTTAGCCCCAGATTCACGATCAAAACGCATGTATTTCCGGCAATTGATTCTGTCGCAATAGAAAAATCTGAGAATCCCAATTACCGGACCATCGTCGTATTTCACCGCATGCACAATTATGGCGGAGGGTTTATCTATGATGTGTACCTCGTCTTTATGGATCTGGTGAGTTTTTCTCTGCTGATTTTTTCCGTCACAGGGATTTTCTTATGGTGGAAACTGATTCCTTCCAAATGGCTGGGCGCAGGGTTGCTGGCAGCAGGTTTTTCCTACGTGATTTGGGTGATACTGACATTTATCCTTTGA
- a CDS encoding PepSY-associated TM helix domain-containing protein, which produces MQLHLYLGLLCIPYLIIFGVSSLDFNHHFFSTESHREPVSRSLSIRVPELDDDRALGEALRDSLGLFGWYLPWETKRDSVQFQTTISQPGKDYHLSVDLLTGKVEITDRFKTGGQIFRSLHFIGNAIPNAPWWINMWQYYQVLTVYSMLFWAITGVYLWWRKKNSHPAERWTLLGMGIFSIAFIIFLWLAG; this is translated from the coding sequence ATGCAGTTACACCTGTATCTGGGGTTACTGTGTATACCGTACCTGATCATATTTGGGGTAAGTTCGCTTGACTTTAATCATCATTTTTTTTCGACGGAATCCCATCGGGAGCCGGTTTCCCGTTCGCTATCCATTCGTGTACCGGAGCTGGACGACGACCGTGCTTTGGGCGAAGCATTGAGAGATTCACTGGGATTATTTGGCTGGTATTTGCCCTGGGAGACGAAAAGAGACTCTGTGCAATTTCAAACCACCATTTCCCAGCCGGGAAAAGACTATCATCTGAGCGTTGATCTGCTGACGGGTAAGGTTGAAATAACCGATAGATTTAAAACAGGCGGGCAGATCTTTCGCAGTCTCCATTTTATAGGAAATGCTATTCCCAATGCTCCCTGGTGGATAAATATGTGGCAGTATTATCAGGTGCTTACCGTTTACTCCATGCTTTTCTGGGCCATTACCGGGGTATATCTTTGGTGGAGGAAGAAAAATTCGCACCCTGCAGAGCGGTGGACCTTGTTGGGAATGGGTATTTTTTCAATTGCTTTTATCATATTTTTATGGCTGGCAGGATAA
- a CDS encoding DUF3299 domain-containing protein: MIRLILLLSLTIIVSACKSDDYKKKQFSPDSVSTEQVKDRMESRQSTVLEEAVIISWQDLKDVEFNEKFYEKEKEWMLFPTFGHSVQTLAGKTVEITGYVIPLEPTRYALSANPFSACFFCGNAGPESVIELELASYDQMYYTDEFRTFRGEFSLNTTNLDKMNYVLTGAKPVD; this comes from the coding sequence ATGATTCGATTAATTCTGCTACTCTCCCTGACCATCATAGTTTCTGCCTGTAAATCAGACGATTATAAAAAAAAGCAGTTTTCACCGGATTCTGTCAGCACAGAACAGGTAAAAGACAGGATGGAATCCCGTCAGTCAACAGTACTCGAAGAGGCTGTCATCATTTCCTGGCAGGATTTGAAGGATGTGGAGTTTAATGAAAAATTTTACGAAAAAGAGAAGGAGTGGATGCTGTTCCCCACCTTTGGCCATTCAGTACAGACACTCGCAGGCAAGACAGTAGAAATTACCGGCTATGTCATTCCACTCGAACCCACGCGATATGCGCTGTCGGCGAATCCGTTTAGTGCCTGCTTTTTTTGCGGAAATGCAGGACCTGAATCCGTCATAGAACTTGAGTTAGCCTCTTACGATCAAATGTACTACACGGACGAATTTCGGACCTTTCGCGGAGAGTTTTCTCTCAACACCACCAATCTGGATAAGATGAATTATGTGCTTACTGGAGCAAAACCTGTTGATTAA